The following proteins come from a genomic window of Candidatus Zixiibacteriota bacterium:
- a CDS encoding MFS transporter, translating into MSVRQIRESSSPPEGPVSVVGRVYRSAADYVATVRLFSRNARLYLAGLCLTAINFHIFMLLLNLYLKEFGFGEGEIGLVNSSRSIGMTVMAIPAGLFLSRVRLKPVLIVAVLIFGALSVALSTVTEFGQIVFFGVLSGMAFSIFRVSSGPFFMRNSSSKERTHLFSFSFAMWILAGMLGSVGSGQLVIWMTDLTGDAVLGYRYTLYFGIGLSMLSLAPFAMIRSARPSPEEKRPGVSRAQLRARWPFYAKVFVVNCLVGMGAGLSIPFLNLYFRDRFGLNADTIGAYYFAVMTSMFIGTLAGPLIAKKLGLVRTVVVTQLLSIPFLLVLAYTHNLTAAFVSYVIRGGLMNLGTPMFNNLSMELSSTEEHSFVNSLLMVAWTSSWMISTAIGGSIIEHQGYTVSLNVTVVAYVISTLALFLFFKRSERRNSGSSGWQIIDPTRA; encoded by the coding sequence ATGAGTGTGCGGCAGATCAGAGAATCGTCGAGTCCGCCCGAGGGGCCGGTCTCGGTGGTCGGCCGGGTGTATCGGTCGGCGGCCGACTATGTGGCCACCGTTCGATTGTTTTCGCGGAATGCCCGTTTGTATCTGGCCGGTCTGTGCCTGACCGCGATCAATTTCCACATATTCATGCTGCTGCTGAATTTGTACCTCAAGGAGTTCGGATTCGGGGAGGGGGAAATCGGCCTCGTCAATTCCTCGCGGTCGATCGGCATGACGGTGATGGCGATACCGGCGGGTTTGTTTCTGAGCCGGGTGCGGCTGAAACCGGTGCTGATAGTCGCAGTTCTGATTTTCGGCGCGCTCAGTGTCGCGTTGTCCACGGTGACGGAGTTTGGGCAGATCGTGTTTTTCGGGGTGCTGTCGGGGATGGCATTTTCGATTTTTCGCGTGTCCAGCGGCCCGTTTTTCATGCGCAATTCATCATCGAAGGAGCGGACGCACTTGTTTTCGTTTTCCTTCGCAATGTGGATACTGGCGGGGATGCTGGGATCGGTCGGGTCGGGTCAACTCGTAATCTGGATGACCGACCTGACGGGCGACGCGGTGCTCGGTTACCGATACACGCTTTATTTCGGGATCGGGCTGAGCATGTTGTCGCTGGCGCCGTTTGCGATGATACGCTCCGCGAGGCCATCGCCCGAGGAAAAGCGACCGGGAGTAAGCAGGGCGCAGCTTCGCGCCCGCTGGCCGTTTTACGCCAAGGTATTCGTGGTAAACTGCCTGGTCGGCATGGGGGCGGGGCTGTCGATCCCGTTTTTGAATCTCTATTTTCGAGACCGGTTCGGGCTTAATGCGGACACGATCGGAGCGTACTATTTCGCCGTGATGACATCGATGTTTATCGGTACGCTGGCGGGGCCGTTGATAGCCAAGAAGCTCGGCCTGGTGCGGACGGTTGTGGTCACGCAGCTGCTTTCGATACCGTTTTTGCTCGTGCTGGCGTACACACACAACCTGACGGCGGCGTTTGTCTCGTATGTAATCCGCGGGGGGCTCATGAATCTGGGCACGCCGATGTTCAACAACCTCTCCATGGAATTGTCGAGCACGGAGGAGCACTCCTTTGTCAATTCGCTGCTCATGGTGGCATGGACGTCGTCGTGGATGATCTCGACGGCAATCGGGGGTTCGATCATCGAGCACCAGGGGTACACGGTTTCGCTCAACGTTACAGTCGTGGCTTATGTCATCTCCACATTGGCGCTCTTTCTGTTTTTCAAGCGTTCCGAGCGGCGAAACAGCGGCTCCTCGGGTTGGCAGATTATCGACCCGACGCGCGCCTGA
- the aroA gene encoding 3-phosphoshikimate 1-carboxyvinyltransferase: MMRRLNPAKKIGGELRVPGDKSIAQRAALVSILSSGPITAKNFPDGLDSRTALSVAKQFGVEVVERDGAVVLTPPARTSILPEAIVDCGNSGTTARLVAGIAAGREISVIIAGDESLSRRPMKRVVDPLRAMGAEVIDSEGHLPMTVRGRKLLPFEYTLPVPSAQVKSSVLLAGLSAGCSVTIREMIPSRDHTELMLQHLQAGIQVREIKPIVQDDPTDPRKRVRVMPADHKREIILPSSARIDGGEIDIPGDFSTAAFFFTLAAISGGTVTVHGVGLNPSRTAFLDHLKHVGCGVSVSDRTVVSGEPRGAVTVTGGTLKPRRVAGDTVVGLIDEIPLVALIGAHAEGTTIIRDAAELRVKETDRLQAMADNLGLMGVSCGLLDDGLAIEGRTELGGADFGTYGDHRIAMAFAIASTVAVGPSTLDDDSCVAVSCPSFFELLGTVTS, from the coding sequence ATGATGAGGCGATTGAATCCAGCGAAGAAGATCGGCGGCGAATTGCGCGTCCCGGGCGACAAGTCGATCGCACAGCGAGCCGCGTTGGTTTCGATTCTCAGTTCCGGTCCCATAACGGCGAAGAATTTCCCCGACGGTCTCGATAGTCGCACGGCGCTCTCCGTGGCGAAGCAGTTTGGTGTGGAGGTTGTCGAGCGGGACGGGGCTGTCGTACTGACGCCTCCCGCACGGACTTCGATTTTGCCGGAAGCGATCGTGGATTGCGGCAATTCGGGGACGACGGCACGGCTGGTGGCAGGCATCGCAGCGGGGAGAGAGATCAGCGTCATCATCGCGGGAGACGAGTCTCTGTCCCGACGACCGATGAAGCGCGTTGTCGATCCGCTCCGCGCCATGGGCGCCGAGGTGATCGACAGCGAAGGGCATTTGCCGATGACCGTCCGTGGGCGGAAGCTTCTGCCGTTTGAGTACACGCTGCCGGTACCATCGGCGCAGGTCAAGTCATCGGTTCTGCTTGCGGGTTTGTCGGCGGGATGCTCGGTGACGATCCGAGAGATGATTCCAAGCCGCGACCACACGGAGTTGATGTTGCAGCATTTGCAGGCCGGTATACAGGTGAGGGAGATCAAGCCGATCGTGCAGGATGATCCCACGGATCCCCGGAAGCGGGTGCGAGTCATGCCGGCCGACCACAAGCGCGAGATTATCCTGCCGTCGAGCGCCCGGATCGACGGGGGGGAGATCGATATTCCAGGGGATTTTTCGACGGCCGCGTTCTTTTTCACGTTAGCGGCGATTTCGGGGGGCACGGTGACGGTACACGGGGTGGGGCTGAATCCCAGCAGGACAGCATTTCTGGACCACCTCAAGCATGTCGGCTGTGGCGTCAGCGTGAGCGATCGCACGGTCGTTTCCGGTGAGCCACGTGGCGCGGTTACGGTGACCGGCGGAACCCTCAAACCCCGGCGTGTGGCCGGGGATACGGTGGTCGGTCTGATTGACGAGATACCGTTGGTCGCGTTGATCGGCGCCCACGCCGAAGGGACGACAATCATTCGCGATGCGGCCGAGCTTCGGGTGAAGGAAACCGATCGGTTGCAGGCTATGGCGGACAACCTCGGGTTGATGGGCGTTTCGTGCGGTCTTCTCGATGACGGTCTGGCGATAGAAGGCAGGACCGAGCTCGGCGGCGCCGATTTTGGCACGTATGGCGATCACCGAATCGCGATGGCGTTCGCGATTGCATCGACGGTGGCGGTAGGACCATCAACACTTGACGACGACTCGTGTGTCGCCGTATCGTGCCCGTCGTTTTTTGAGCTGCTTGGGACCGTGACGTCATGA
- the argS gene encoding arginine--tRNA ligase, with protein METRDKYRAHFSDVLARAFRETYPEAYAATGPEQMFSEDFLYEALEKPRDASMGRFALPIFKFLKVLRQKPDEVSSVVSGAANRLLAEAGVKAITCEGVGGYINARIDQTRLAAETIGDILSAGRSYGGSSIGAGKTQLVEYSSPNIAKPFGIGHLRTTVIGNSLRRIYRKQGYEVVGINYPGDWGTQFGKMIVAYRRWGTAETLAGDSVRNLLDLYVRFHEEAGANESLNEDARQAFRALEEGDAEAVRLWEEFKKISFAEFNRVYSSLGIEFDLVIGESFFNDKMEGVIARLERAGLTRMSQGALIVDLEPYGLPPALLKKADGATLYMTRDLAGLIWRWEKYHFHESLYVVGAAQADHFRQALKVIALLEDAEGMPSEDRMTGRVHHIEFGWVRFDGRSMSTRRGNLVFLDDVIAQAVSLARERIREKNPELAEIDRTAQMIGTGAVIFGQLSARRQRDIDFNWDEVLNFEGETGPYLQYTHARLCSLLRKYGKEVPDQIDYSLLGSDEEQRVIELLADFPAAVADAARTYEPFVITTYLLKLASSYNKVYQRRDESGRIVRILDDEDGQGTTARAALVTAVQTVLKEGLHLLGLQAPEEM; from the coding sequence ATGGAGACAAGGGATAAATACAGGGCGCATTTCTCGGATGTACTGGCGCGCGCTTTTCGGGAAACCTACCCGGAAGCATACGCGGCCACCGGTCCCGAGCAGATGTTTTCGGAGGACTTCCTGTACGAGGCGCTGGAGAAGCCGCGGGATGCGTCGATGGGCCGTTTCGCCCTGCCGATATTCAAGTTTCTGAAAGTGCTACGGCAGAAGCCGGACGAGGTATCGTCGGTCGTGTCTGGGGCCGCCAACCGGCTGTTGGCAGAGGCCGGGGTGAAGGCGATTACGTGCGAGGGGGTCGGTGGATATATCAACGCCCGGATCGACCAGACGAGGCTGGCGGCGGAGACGATAGGTGACATTCTTTCTGCGGGGAGGTCGTACGGGGGCAGTTCGATCGGCGCGGGCAAAACGCAACTGGTGGAGTATTCCTCGCCGAATATCGCCAAGCCGTTCGGCATAGGGCACCTTCGGACGACGGTGATCGGGAACTCGCTTCGTCGCATTTACAGGAAGCAGGGTTACGAGGTCGTCGGGATCAACTATCCGGGGGACTGGGGTACCCAGTTCGGGAAGATGATCGTGGCGTACCGGAGGTGGGGCACCGCTGAGACGCTGGCAGGAGACTCGGTCAGAAACCTCCTTGACCTTTATGTGCGATTTCATGAGGAGGCGGGGGCGAATGAGTCGCTCAACGAGGATGCCCGCCAGGCATTCCGGGCGCTGGAGGAAGGCGACGCGGAAGCGGTGCGGCTCTGGGAGGAGTTCAAGAAGATCTCGTTTGCGGAGTTCAACAGAGTCTACAGCAGTCTGGGGATCGAGTTCGATCTCGTGATCGGGGAGTCGTTTTTCAACGACAAGATGGAAGGGGTGATCGCACGACTCGAGCGGGCCGGGCTCACCAGAATGTCACAGGGGGCGTTGATCGTTGATTTGGAGCCGTACGGATTGCCGCCGGCACTGCTGAAGAAGGCCGACGGTGCGACGTTATATATGACGCGGGACCTGGCCGGGTTGATCTGGCGGTGGGAGAAGTATCACTTTCACGAATCGTTGTATGTCGTTGGGGCCGCGCAGGCTGATCATTTCAGGCAGGCATTAAAGGTGATCGCATTGCTGGAGGATGCCGAGGGTATGCCGTCGGAGGACCGCATGACCGGTCGGGTGCATCATATCGAGTTTGGGTGGGTCCGATTTGACGGGCGGTCGATGTCGACCCGGCGCGGCAACCTCGTCTTTCTCGATGATGTTATCGCCCAGGCGGTGTCGCTGGCTCGGGAGCGGATTCGGGAGAAGAACCCCGAACTGGCGGAGATTGACCGGACGGCGCAGATGATCGGTACGGGTGCAGTCATATTCGGGCAGCTGTCGGCCCGTCGGCAGCGCGATATCGATTTCAACTGGGATGAAGTGCTGAACTTTGAGGGGGAAACCGGGCCGTATCTCCAGTACACGCATGCGCGTTTGTGCTCGTTGCTGCGCAAGTACGGCAAGGAAGTACCGGATCAGATTGATTACAGCCTGCTCGGCAGTGACGAGGAGCAGCGGGTGATCGAACTGCTCGCCGATTTTCCGGCGGCCGTTGCGGATGCCGCCCGCACGTACGAGCCGTTTGTGATCACTACATACTTGTTGAAACTCGCCTCGTCGTACAATAAGGTATACCAGCGGCGGGACGAAAGCGGGCGTATCGTGCGGATTCTCGATGACGAGGATGGGCAGGGAACCACTGCCCGGGCGGCGCTGGTTACAGCGGTACAAACCGTGTTGAAGGAAGGACTTCACCTGCTTGGGTTGCAGGCTCCCGAGGAGATGTAG
- the aroB gene encoding 3-dehydroquinate synthase: MPTVRVDLGTRAYPVVIGPGVTGRLESLLEKQAGGVGRVFVFFDAQVYALHGGEVMRCLGPFARKASVMALPGGERTKTVRTVGRVHDYLLAEQVSRNDFILACGGGVLSDVVGYAASTVLRGVRWGVISTTLLGMVDAAIGGKTGVNHPRGKNLVGAFWQPSFVVCDTFHLHTLPARERVAGMGEIVKYAGLTGGTMLTRLEQREPGEWLEIPRALTGVIEQSVRCKATVVGADETEQGRRMLLNLGHTFAHGIERAAGYGRLLHGEAVLVGLLAACELSVRAGVSSERKLSRYCSILEQYIRRIPYRRLEAEAVWEGMTWDKKRRGGRLRFVLLSAPGRPLFADAVNSAEARRALQAAIRYYDHTGGSHAASTRGERTESQYGRNTRTR, encoded by the coding sequence ATGCCAACTGTGCGCGTTGATCTCGGCACGCGTGCGTACCCGGTGGTGATTGGACCGGGCGTAACGGGACGGCTTGAGTCACTGCTCGAGAAACAGGCAGGGGGAGTGGGCCGAGTGTTCGTGTTCTTCGACGCGCAGGTGTATGCTCTTCACGGCGGGGAAGTGATGCGGTGTCTTGGTCCGTTTGCGCGGAAGGCGTCGGTTATGGCCCTGCCCGGAGGCGAACGGACGAAAACGGTGCGCACGGTGGGTCGGGTGCATGATTATCTTCTGGCCGAGCAGGTATCGCGGAACGACTTCATTCTGGCGTGCGGGGGCGGGGTGTTGTCCGACGTGGTTGGATACGCGGCCTCGACGGTTTTACGGGGGGTCCGCTGGGGCGTGATCTCCACGACGTTGCTCGGGATGGTCGATGCGGCGATCGGCGGCAAGACCGGTGTCAATCATCCTCGGGGCAAAAATCTGGTGGGAGCCTTCTGGCAGCCGTCGTTTGTCGTGTGTGATACGTTTCACCTGCACACACTTCCGGCACGCGAGCGCGTGGCGGGTATGGGGGAAATAGTCAAGTATGCGGGATTGACGGGGGGGACGATGTTGACGCGTCTGGAGCAGCGCGAACCAGGGGAGTGGCTGGAGATCCCTCGGGCATTAACGGGGGTGATCGAACAGTCGGTACGCTGCAAGGCGACTGTCGTCGGGGCGGACGAGACGGAGCAGGGCCGCCGCATGTTGCTCAATCTGGGGCATACGTTTGCGCATGGAATAGAGCGGGCGGCGGGTTACGGGCGGCTTCTTCACGGCGAGGCGGTGCTCGTGGGCCTTTTGGCGGCGTGTGAGTTGTCGGTTCGGGCAGGCGTATCATCGGAACGGAAGCTGAGTCGATACTGCTCAATTCTCGAGCAGTATATCCGACGTATACCGTACAGGCGGCTCGAGGCGGAGGCCGTGTGGGAGGGTATGACATGGGACAAGAAGCGGCGAGGCGGGCGACTTCGTTTTGTGTTGCTTTCGGCCCCGGGTCGGCCGTTATTTGCCGATGCCGTCAACTCCGCCGAGGCGCGCCGCGCGCTGCAAGCAGCGATACGATACTACGATCACACAGGAGGATCTCATGCCGCGAGTACTCGTGGTGAACGGACCGAATCTCAATATGGTCGGAACACGCGAACCCGATAA
- the aroF gene encoding 3-deoxy-7-phosphoheptulonate synthase codes for MLVVMDKAATPEMIQRVRDEIDRMGLSAQTLTDPHRLAFGITGYNGDTSIERLRALDGVSEVIRFGEQFTLASRATKAEDTIVEVDGVSIGGDKFPVLAGPCSIESRDQAMTIAEIVAKEGVRIFRGGAFKPRTSPYSFQGLGEKGLEILREVREQFKLRIVTEAMDTETIELVAATADIIQIGSRNMQNYSLLRKAGALGKPVMLKRGMAATVNEFLLAAEYILAAGNPNVILCERGLRIVANRTGNMLDLSSIVDIRRASHLPILADPSHASEQRYKVAPLSRAAMAVGAHGLLIEVHHQPELALSDGPQALTPDDFRTLMVELRRMSVALNKELL; via the coding sequence ATGTTGGTGGTGATGGACAAAGCGGCGACGCCGGAGATGATACAGCGCGTGCGCGACGAGATAGACCGGATGGGGCTGTCGGCACAGACGCTCACCGATCCACACCGGCTGGCATTCGGCATAACGGGTTATAACGGTGACACGTCGATCGAGCGGCTTCGCGCGCTGGACGGGGTGAGCGAAGTCATTCGGTTTGGCGAGCAGTTTACGCTGGCGAGTCGTGCAACGAAGGCTGAAGATACAATAGTCGAGGTCGACGGCGTGTCGATCGGCGGGGACAAGTTCCCGGTGCTGGCCGGCCCGTGCTCGATAGAGAGCCGGGACCAGGCGATGACGATTGCGGAGATTGTCGCGAAGGAAGGGGTGCGGATATTCCGGGGGGGGGCGTTCAAGCCTCGCACGTCGCCGTACAGTTTCCAGGGTCTCGGAGAGAAGGGGCTGGAGATTCTTCGCGAAGTGCGCGAGCAGTTCAAGCTGCGGATCGTGACGGAGGCGATGGATACCGAGACGATCGAGCTGGTCGCGGCGACGGCCGACATCATCCAGATCGGATCACGGAACATGCAGAACTACTCGTTATTGAGGAAGGCGGGGGCGCTTGGGAAGCCGGTTATGCTCAAGCGCGGAATGGCGGCGACTGTAAACGAGTTTTTGCTGGCGGCGGAGTACATACTCGCAGCCGGCAACCCGAATGTGATTTTGTGCGAGCGGGGCCTTCGGATAGTCGCAAACCGCACCGGCAACATGCTGGATCTGTCGTCAATCGTGGATATCCGGCGCGCCAGCCACCTTCCGATTCTGGCGGACCCATCGCACGCCTCGGAACAGCGTTACAAAGTAGCGCCGTTGTCGCGGGCCGCCATGGCGGTGGGCGCGCACGGGCTGCTTATCGAGGTACATCATCAGCCGGAGCTGGCGTTGTCGGACGGCCCGCAGGCGCTGACGCCGGATGACTTCCGTACGTTGATGGTGGAATTGCGCCGGATGTCGGTCGCCCTCAACAAAGAACTGCTATGA
- a CDS encoding shikimate dehydrogenase: MTAPIRLALVGRTISYSKSPDIFRAVFDACGVGGSFELVDVEESELESSIRSLRQGGYAGFSVTIPYKECVAPLLDECSRTVQIVGAVNCVAIDSSGRLTGHNTDCYGFGLALLGVRDRIEGGHAAIMGYGGSARAVAFSLVTTFGTNQITVVGRDESGMADFARWLQKTAPGVTVGTAALDSFKGSAAGDVSILVNCTPMGGFNSPDQIPVGATFDWRQVGVYYDLNYNHDNRALAAARDANVIAIDGTMMLVGQAVRAFEIWTGLAVSAETIHARVF; encoded by the coding sequence ATGACTGCGCCGATTCGCCTTGCTTTGGTCGGCCGCACAATTTCTTACTCCAAGTCTCCGGACATCTTCCGCGCCGTTTTCGATGCCTGCGGCGTTGGGGGGAGTTTTGAACTCGTGGATGTCGAGGAGTCTGAGCTGGAGTCGTCGATTCGTTCGCTGCGACAGGGGGGATATGCGGGCTTTTCGGTTACGATTCCGTACAAGGAGTGTGTGGCGCCACTGCTGGACGAGTGCAGCCGTACGGTTCAGATCGTGGGAGCGGTCAATTGTGTTGCAATAGACTCATCGGGCAGGCTGACCGGGCACAATACGGATTGCTACGGGTTTGGGCTGGCTTTGCTCGGGGTGCGGGACAGGATTGAAGGCGGACACGCGGCCATTATGGGGTATGGAGGGTCCGCTCGCGCGGTGGCGTTCAGTCTGGTAACGACGTTTGGGACAAATCAGATTACTGTCGTGGGCCGCGACGAATCAGGCATGGCGGATTTTGCGCGATGGCTGCAGAAGACTGCCCCGGGCGTGACGGTGGGAACGGCGGCTTTGGACTCGTTCAAAGGGTCGGCAGCGGGTGATGTATCGATTCTGGTCAACTGCACGCCGATGGGCGGGTTCAACTCACCGGATCAGATTCCGGTCGGCGCTACGTTTGACTGGCGGCAGGTGGGGGTGTATTATGATCTCAACTACAATCACGACAACCGGGCGCTTGCGGCGGCCCGCGACGCGAATGTGATCGCGATCGACGGCACGATGATGCTTGTCGGCCAGGCGGTCCGGGCGTTCGAGATATGGACGGGGCTGGCGGTATCGGCCGAAACGATCCATGCGCGGGTGTTCTGA
- a CDS encoding shikimate kinase has protein sequence MRVTITLVGFSGCGKSTLGALLARKKRAPFFDTDVLVAQRAGRAIPEILRQGRERRFRQLEWEVIRNLYRTTVSPKVVALGGGAFVEERNRRVVCEAGPVVYLSCSVRELYRRLRHATDRPLLASVADGRGAKSELLSRISGMLAARRAAYERADYRLSVTARSVRESLEELMRIVEEIHANCAR, from the coding sequence ATGCGGGTGACAATCACGCTGGTGGGGTTTTCGGGTTGCGGAAAGAGCACGCTTGGCGCGCTGCTCGCACGGAAGAAGCGGGCGCCGTTTTTCGATACCGACGTGCTGGTTGCACAGCGGGCCGGAAGGGCGATTCCGGAGATACTTCGGCAGGGTCGCGAGCGCAGGTTTCGTCAGCTCGAGTGGGAAGTAATCAGGAATTTATACCGCACGACGGTGTCGCCCAAAGTAGTGGCGCTTGGCGGGGGGGCGTTTGTCGAGGAGAGGAATCGACGGGTGGTGTGTGAGGCCGGACCGGTTGTGTATTTGAGTTGTTCGGTTCGGGAGTTGTATCGCCGTTTGCGACATGCGACCGACCGCCCGCTCCTTGCAAGCGTCGCGGATGGACGCGGTGCAAAAAGCGAGCTACTTTCTCGGATCAGCGGAATGCTGGCGGCGCGGCGGGCTGCATACGAACGGGCAGATTACCGTTTGTCGGTGACGGCCCGGTCGGTGCGGGAGAGTCTGGAAGAATTGATGCGGATAGTGGAGGAAATACATGCCAACTGTGCGCGTTGA